The Mesorhizobium sp. B2-8-5 genome segment CCGCCGAGCAGGACGCCGGCAATCAACGGTCCGGCTGCGCCCTTGACGACGACGCTGGCGGTGACGCCGACCACCTCGACCAGGCAGCTCGCGGCATAAGCGGCATAAAGCCCTATCCGGCCGGCGAGCTTCTGCCACGCCCAAGTCGAGGGAAAGCCGGCAAGGCCGGCGACCATCCAGACGGTGGCCTCGAAGACGCGCCCGCCGCCGCCTTGGCGCACGATGGCGACCAGGAAAGTGGCCGTCACCACATAGCCGAAGCCGAACAGCCCGTAGGCGACGATCATCTTCACCAGGGAGCCGTCCTTCGGCAGCGCCGGCTCGCGCCCGTCGGTGACATTGGCCGGCGTGGTCGAGCCGGCGAGCAGCATGACGACGAGCAGGCCGACCGCCGAAAGCGCTCCGGACCAGAGCCAGCCGGCGGCCCAGCCCGCGTGTTCGGAGACGAGGATCGCCAGCAACGCCGAGGACGCGGCAATGCCGAGACCGACGCCACCGAAATGCAGCGCCTGCAAATCGCCGCGGCCGGCCTCAGCCAGATGGCTGAAGACGATCGAGGCCATGAACACCATGACGAAGGCGCTGGCGAGGCCGGCGAGGAAGCGGATGACGAGGAAGGCGGCCATGGTCTCATTGAGCCCCATGAGGGCCGCGAGCACGGCGCTGGCGGCAAGGCCGGCGAACATCAGCAGGCGCTCGCGGCCATGCGCCCAGCCGCCGGCCGCGGCGAGCGCGCCGATGAGGTAGCCGAGATAATTGGCGGAAGCGATCCAGCCGGCATCGGCCGGCGTCAGGTGCAGTTCCTCCATCATGCCGGGCAGGATCGGCGTGTAGACGAAGCGGCCGATGCCCATGGCAACGGCGAGCGCGATCATGCCGGCAAGGGCAAGGCGCAGCGGAGATGGCGAGGTGGCGTTCATTGCGGCGCACAATAAGTGCGCGCGTCCGCGAAACAATGTGCTTGCGTTGGGCCAGCGCTGCCCCGCAACCGGGCCGAATGGCGTCAGAGACAGGTTGTGCCCACGATCTCGTATGCGGTGCGGCGGGCCGTCAGCCGGAAGGGCATGTCGCCGAGCTCGCGCTCCGACATGATGTCGAGCACCGGATGCGACAGCGGATCGGTGATCCAGCGGGTCATCACATCGTCATCGCGCGGCCTTGCCTCGGCGCCGGAAAGCCCTTTCAGCAAGGATAAAATCTTCATGGGCCACCTCCTGGCTCAAGGCTATTCCTGTTAAATTCCGCCCTTTCCTGTGGGGTTTCAATTGAGATTCCGATCCATCTACTTTAGAAAAACTGAATGGCTGTGCTCAATCGCGTCCATCTCAACGGCCTGCGTGCCGTGGAAACCGTCGCTCGGCTGGGATCGCTGGCGGGAGCGGCCGCCGAACTGAATGTCTCGGTCAGCGCCGTCAGCCAGCAGGTCAAGCGCACCGAAAAGCAGCTGGGGCAGGCGCTGTTCGAACGGACGCCGGGCGGGCTCGTGCCGACCGAATTCGGCGCCGCCTTCACGGCGAGGCTCAGCGCCGGCTTCCGCGAGATCGCGCAAGCGGTGGCGCTGGCCGACGAGGCCAACGAATGCACGCTGGTCGTCTCGGTGGCGCCGGCCTTCGCCTCGAAATGGCTGCTGCCCCGGCTATCGCGGCATTTCTCCCGACACCCGAACGTGCTTTTGCGCATCGACGCCTCGGCCAGGGTCGCCGATCTCGACCGCTCGGACGTCGATATCGCCATCCGGCTTGGCGATGGCAAATGGCCGGGCGACCGCGCCGAGCTTCTGCTTGCCCAGGAAGTGTTTCCGGTCTGCGCGCCATCGATCGCGGCCAGGCTGAAGTCGATCGGCGATCTGGCGCAGACCTGCGCCATCACCGACGAACGGGCGATGTTCAGCTGGGACCGCTGGTTCGAGGCGGCCGGCGTCGAGCCGGTCACCTTCCAGAAGCGAGCGCGTTTCACCGATCCGATGCTGTGCCTGGAATCGGCGATCGCCGGCCACGGCGTGATGCTCGCCTGGCAATTGCTCACCGCCGACGCGTTGGCCGACGGCCGGCTGGTCGCGCCCTTCGGTGTGCGGGCCGAGAGCGGGCTGGGTTACTGGCTGGTGACCTCAGCCACAAAAAGCGAAAGCCGCAAGGTGCGCGACTTCAAGGCCTGGATCCGCGAGGAGATCGAGGCGACCATGGCGCAGTTCCGGGCGCTGGACAGCGCCGCCTGAATCAGGCCCAGTCGATCGCGGTGGAAAGGCCAACCGCAGCGGTCTATGTAGGGACCGGACCCCAACAAACGGCAGGCAGGACCATGACCACACATTCGCGCGGCGTTTCGGCAACCATCGACCCGGTGAAGCTCGACAGGCTGGCGGAAGTCGCCATCAAGGTCGGGCTGCAGCTGCAGCCCGGACAGGATCTGGTGCTGACCTCGTCGATCGCGGCGCTGCCGCTGACCCGCCGCATCGTCGAGCACGCCTACAAGGCCGGCGCCGGGCTGGTGACGCCGATCTTCAACGACGACGAGATCACGCTGGCGCGTTTCCGCTACGGCGCCGACGCCGGCTTCGACCGCGCCGCCGGCTGGCTGTATGAAGGCATGGCGAAGGCCTTCTCGAACAATGCGGCGC includes the following:
- a CDS encoding YbfB/YjiJ family MFS transporter, with amino-acid sequence MNATSPSPLRLALAGMIALAVAMGIGRFVYTPILPGMMEELHLTPADAGWIASANYLGYLIGALAAAGGWAHGRERLLMFAGLAASAVLAALMGLNETMAAFLVIRFLAGLASAFVMVFMASIVFSHLAEAGRGDLQALHFGGVGLGIAASSALLAILVSEHAGWAAGWLWSGALSAVGLLVVMLLAGSTTPANVTDGREPALPKDGSLVKMIVAYGLFGFGYVVTATFLVAIVRQGGGGRVFEATVWMVAGLAGFPSTWAWQKLAGRIGLYAAYAASCLVEVVGVTASVVVKGAAGPLIAGVLLGGTFIALTALGIQMGRQLAPRAPRRIFAVMTAAFGLGQIVGPIAAGLLAQASGNYVLASIMAAAALLLSGVIAWSAAPKSP
- a CDS encoding LysR substrate-binding domain-containing protein is translated as MAVLNRVHLNGLRAVETVARLGSLAGAAAELNVSVSAVSQQVKRTEKQLGQALFERTPGGLVPTEFGAAFTARLSAGFREIAQAVALADEANECTLVVSVAPAFASKWLLPRLSRHFSRHPNVLLRIDASARVADLDRSDVDIAIRLGDGKWPGDRAELLLAQEVFPVCAPSIAARLKSIGDLAQTCAITDERAMFSWDRWFEAAGVEPVTFQKRARFTDPMLCLESAIAGHGVMLAWQLLTADALADGRLVAPFGVRAESGLGYWLVTSATKSESRKVRDFKAWIREEIEATMAQFRALDSAA